Proteins encoded together in one Bacillota bacterium window:
- a CDS encoding sugar phosphate isomerase/epimerase: MERKYSVILGNLGNTKDRFCGGYKTNPTTMEMLKQAAAIEYVRGIELVGTWDIDVDNAKGMKRALDDLGLQCVSIIPDLFANKLYWKGAYTSKEAAVRRQAI; encoded by the coding sequence GTGGAACGAAAGTATTCAGTGATCTTGGGAAACCTGGGGAATACGAAGGATCGCTTTTGCGGCGGATACAAGACCAATCCCACCACCATGGAGATGCTCAAACAGGCGGCAGCCATCGAATATGTCAGGGGCATTGAATTGGTGGGCACCTGGGACATTGACGTGGACAATGCCAAGGGAATGAAAAGGGCCTTGGATGATCTAGGCTTGCAATGTGTATCCATTATTCCCGATCTTTTTGCGAACAAACTCTATTGGAAGGGCGCCTACACCAGCAAGGAGGCGGCGGTGCGCCGGCAGGCCATC